From Chryseobacterium gallinarum, one genomic window encodes:
- a CDS encoding DUF4403 family protein, giving the protein MKFLKIVLLAAFINTFGQAGVDNQLADYNFPKIKSSITMPVTIPLSELSNMINASVKDLIYQDDSYTDNNNDQFKVKVWKTRPIRLVGGTNQNLLIEVPLKIWAEKGIGTLGVYTYQNTTFETVMSFNTTVNFRNNWTITTSTRPNGFRWVTKPVLDYGRIQIPITPVVEKSLREQQEKFCKTIDQQMATQLNFQQYAVMAWNTFLQPFNISEEYNTWLKISPVGVNLTPLKFYGNQINTTLGIDIYSETFTGSKPAASSPVTTAANFNFSPTVADNFILQTTANIPFTEASNMARKTFLNKEFDIRDSKVKVTDVRVYGIDSRIVIEAQTEGYIKGTSIISGIPVYDETKRKIVLSDTKFKLKTTNILQKTASLLFQGKIVKMIEEEYGIPTQELEETSRKSIEDAFNKEYYKGLKMSGKVFNLKPGKILMNNTGITAVINTNAALKLVVNGF; this is encoded by the coding sequence TTGAAATTTTTAAAAATAGTACTTTTAGCAGCATTTATCAATACATTCGGACAGGCCGGTGTTGATAATCAATTAGCCGACTATAATTTTCCAAAGATCAAATCCAGCATTACCATGCCGGTAACGATTCCGCTTTCGGAGCTGAGTAATATGATCAATGCTTCCGTAAAAGACCTTATCTATCAGGATGACTCTTATACGGATAACAATAATGACCAGTTTAAAGTAAAAGTCTGGAAAACAAGGCCAATCCGGCTGGTAGGAGGTACCAATCAGAATCTGCTGATAGAAGTTCCCCTGAAAATCTGGGCAGAAAAAGGAATCGGAACCTTAGGAGTCTATACCTACCAGAATACCACTTTTGAAACGGTAATGTCTTTTAATACAACCGTTAATTTCAGAAACAACTGGACAATCACTACTTCTACCAGACCCAACGGCTTCAGATGGGTCACAAAACCCGTTCTGGATTATGGAAGAATACAAATTCCCATTACGCCTGTTGTTGAGAAAAGCCTGAGGGAGCAGCAAGAGAAATTTTGTAAAACAATTGACCAGCAGATGGCTACTCAATTAAATTTTCAGCAATATGCCGTAATGGCCTGGAATACATTCTTACAGCCTTTTAATATTTCGGAGGAATACAATACCTGGCTCAAAATAAGCCCTGTTGGTGTTAACCTTACTCCTTTAAAATTTTATGGGAATCAGATTAATACTACCCTCGGTATTGATATCTATTCTGAGACTTTTACAGGAAGTAAACCCGCAGCTTCTTCACCGGTAACCACAGCAGCCAATTTCAATTTCTCTCCTACCGTAGCTGACAATTTTATTTTACAGACTACTGCCAATATCCCTTTTACAGAAGCCAGTAATATGGCCAGAAAAACATTCCTGAATAAGGAATTTGACATCAGGGATTCAAAAGTAAAGGTAACTGATGTCAGGGTCTATGGTATAGACAGCAGAATTGTGATTGAAGCCCAGACCGAAGGATATATTAAAGGTACATCCATTATTTCAGGAATACCGGTGTATGATGAAACCAAAAGGAAAATCGTCCTGTCCGATACCAAATTTAAGCTAAAGACAACCAATATCTTACAAAAAACAGCCTCTCTGCTGTTTCAGGGAAAAATTGTAAAAATGATTGAAGAAGAATATGGTATTCCAACCCAGGAATTGGAAGAAACTTCCAGAAAAAGTATCGAAGATGCTTTTAATAAGGAATATTATAAAGGATTAAAGATGAGTGGAAAAGTTTTCAATCTTAAACCCGGCAAAATCCTTATGAACAATACAGGGATCACTGCTGTGATTAACACCAATGCCGCATTGAAACTTGTGGTCAACGGATTCTAA
- a CDS encoding homoserine kinase, with protein MKKIKLKVPATVANLVCGFDILGMAIYEPYDEMELALTDSPEIIIRHKDPFGLPEDPLKNVAGIVLLKIQEHLQLSTGFEVTIRKHIKPGSGLGSSAASAAGAAFGANILLENILSKNEMIHFAMFGEELASGVRHADNIAPCIYGGITLVKSTVPLDIIPLNTPDLFVTAVHPQVEVKTSDSRQILKKTVSLKSAVEQWGNIAGLVAGIQKNDIPLIGRSLNDVIIEPIRSILIPQFDEIKSKSLQSGALGGGISGSGPSIFMLSEKKETAEKIARLMKSIYDNIGIESYVYISKINPKGIELIENQIKKTDEIL; from the coding sequence ATGAAAAAAATAAAATTAAAAGTCCCGGCTACAGTAGCCAATTTAGTATGTGGATTTGACATCCTCGGAATGGCCATCTACGAACCGTATGATGAAATGGAACTTGCCCTGACAGACTCTCCTGAAATTATTATCAGGCACAAAGACCCGTTCGGGCTTCCTGAAGATCCATTGAAAAATGTAGCCGGTATCGTGCTTCTGAAAATACAGGAGCACCTTCAGCTTTCCACGGGTTTTGAGGTAACGATCCGGAAGCATATAAAACCCGGGAGCGGGCTCGGCTCCAGTGCGGCAAGTGCCGCAGGAGCCGCCTTCGGAGCCAATATTTTATTGGAAAACATATTGTCTAAAAATGAAATGATCCATTTTGCTATGTTTGGGGAAGAATTAGCCTCCGGGGTACGCCATGCGGATAATATTGCTCCCTGTATTTACGGAGGAATTACCCTTGTAAAATCTACTGTTCCCCTTGATATTATTCCGCTGAATACTCCTGATTTATTTGTAACAGCTGTACACCCCCAGGTTGAAGTAAAGACTTCTGATTCAAGGCAGATTTTAAAGAAAACTGTTTCTTTAAAAAGCGCTGTGGAACAATGGGGAAATATTGCAGGACTTGTAGCCGGAATTCAGAAAAATGATATTCCGCTTATCGGTAGAAGCCTTAACGATGTCATCATAGAGCCGATCCGAAGTATTTTAATTCCGCAATTTGATGAAATTAAAAGTAAAAGTTTGCAGTCCGGGGCATTGGGTGGAGGAATTTCAGGATCCGGCCCTTCAATTTTCATGCTCTCTGAAAAAAAGGAAACTGCAGAAAAAATAGCCCGTCTGATGAAATCCATTTATGACAACATTGGCATTGAAAGCTATGTATACATTTCAAAAATAAATCCGAAAGGAATAGAGCTTATTGAAAACCAAATAAAAAAGACAGATGAAATATTATAA
- the thrC gene encoding threonine synthase, with product MKYYNLKDRQEKVGFKTATIKGQGKEKGLFFPEKIPQFENKFIQNLHRLADAEIAYQCMKDFVGDEIPGEILQKIVSETVSFDIPLKKISENISILELFHGPTLAFKDIGARFMSRCLSYFLKDRQKKVTVLVATSGDTGGAVAHGFYNIPEIDVVILYPQNRVSPVQEKQLTALGQNIFALEVNGSFDDCQNLVKQAFSNEEINDRLWLTSANSINVARWLPQQIYYLLALKQWQQQENERPVICVPSGNFGNICAGLLAHFRGLPVDHFVAACNANDSIPNYLKTQNFNPQESVATLSNAMDVGNPSNFVRILELFSHQFDSLKNKVSGYSVDDKETLDTITKVYEEYRYILEPHSAVAFAAMLQYLNENPHKKGFILGTAHPVKFPEAVEKATRTKIEIPESLHQLMIKEKKTVKINSDFEELKRFLLNKNEKQ from the coding sequence ATGAAATATTATAATTTAAAAGACCGTCAGGAAAAAGTCGGTTTTAAAACCGCAACAATAAAAGGACAAGGAAAAGAAAAAGGATTGTTTTTTCCGGAAAAGATTCCTCAGTTTGAAAATAAATTCATTCAAAACCTTCACCGGCTCGCTGATGCTGAAATCGCTTATCAATGTATGAAAGATTTTGTCGGGGATGAAATTCCCGGGGAAATACTTCAAAAGATCGTTTCAGAAACAGTTAGCTTTGATATCCCTTTGAAAAAGATCAGCGAAAATATATCAATCCTGGAACTGTTCCACGGCCCCACTTTAGCTTTTAAAGATATCGGAGCGAGATTTATGAGCCGCTGCTTATCCTATTTCCTGAAAGATCGTCAAAAAAAAGTAACCGTTCTTGTTGCCACTTCCGGTGATACCGGAGGTGCTGTTGCCCATGGTTTTTACAATATTCCGGAAATAGATGTAGTAATCCTATATCCCCAAAACAGGGTAAGCCCCGTTCAGGAGAAGCAACTTACAGCCTTAGGACAAAATATCTTTGCCCTGGAAGTAAACGGAAGTTTTGATGACTGTCAGAATCTTGTTAAGCAGGCCTTTTCAAATGAAGAAATCAATGACCGGTTATGGCTTACCTCAGCTAATTCTATTAATGTAGCCAGATGGCTTCCTCAACAAATCTACTATCTGCTTGCCTTAAAACAGTGGCAGCAACAGGAAAATGAGCGTCCTGTAATATGCGTTCCCAGTGGTAATTTTGGGAATATCTGTGCCGGGCTTCTTGCGCACTTCAGAGGCCTTCCTGTAGATCATTTTGTTGCGGCCTGCAACGCGAACGATTCTATCCCGAACTATTTAAAGACTCAGAATTTTAATCCACAGGAATCTGTTGCTACCCTTTCCAATGCTATGGACGTAGGAAATCCCAGTAACTTTGTAAGAATCCTGGAACTTTTCAGCCATCAATTTGATTCTTTAAAAAATAAAGTATCCGGATATTCTGTTGATGATAAAGAAACGCTGGATACCATTACAAAAGTCTACGAAGAGTACAGATACATTCTCGAGCCTCACAGCGCAGTAGCATTTGCTGCCATGTTACAATATCTGAATGAAAACCCTCATAAAAAAGGATTCATTTTAGGAACTGCCCATCCTGTGAAATTTCCTGAAGCGGTAGAGAAAGCAACCCGGACAAAAATTGAAATCCCTGAATCTTTACATCAACTGATGATTAAAGAGAAAAAAACTGTCAAAATAAATTCAGACTTTGAAGAATTAAAACGATTTTTGCTTAATAAAAACGAAAAGCAATGA
- the folB gene encoding dihydroneopterin aldolase: protein MSKIYLEDVKIYAYHGVLPEENSIGTYYILNAELHTDLWKAAESDDLNDTISYADINDILHQEMKIKSKLLEHVAGRIISKIHERFPQIDYIKLTITKTAPPMQGEMKGASIELEKGFKPEL, encoded by the coding sequence ATGAGCAAAATATATCTTGAAGATGTAAAAATATATGCCTACCATGGGGTTTTGCCTGAAGAAAATAGTATAGGAACCTATTATATCTTAAATGCAGAACTCCACACAGACCTGTGGAAAGCTGCCGAATCTGACGATCTGAACGACACTATAAGTTATGCGGATATCAACGATATTCTTCATCAGGAAATGAAAATAAAATCGAAATTACTGGAGCATGTGGCAGGAAGAATAATCTCAAAAATTCACGAACGTTTTCCGCAAATTGATTACATTAAGCTTACAATTACCAAAACAGCCCCTCCTATGCAGGGAGAAATGAAAGGAGCCAGTATTGAACTGGAAAAAGGTTTTAAACCGGAGCTTTAA